A window of the Camelus dromedarius isolate mCamDro1 chromosome 5, mCamDro1.pat, whole genome shotgun sequence genome harbors these coding sequences:
- the MAPK1IP1L gene encoding MAPK-interacting and spindle-stabilizing protein-like yields the protein MSDEFSLADALPEHSPAKTSSVSNTKPGQPPQGWPGSNPWNNPSAPPAVPSGLPPSATPSTVPFGPAPTGMYPSVPPTGPPPGPPAPFPPSGPSCPPPGGPYPAPAVPGPGPTGPYPTPNMPFPELPRPYGAPTDPAAAGPLGPWGSMSSGPWGPGMGGQYPAPNMPYPSPGPYPAPPPPQAPGAAPPVPWGTVPPGAWGPPAPYPAPAGSYPTPGLYPTPNNPFQVPSGPSGAPPMPGGPHSYH from the exons aTGTCTGATGAATTTTCG TTGGCAGATGCACTACCTGAACACTCCCCTGCCAAAACCTCTTCTGTGAGCAATACTAAACCTGGCCAGCCTCCTCAGGGCTGGCCAGGGTCCAACCCTTGGAATAACCCAAGTGCTCCACCTGCTGTGCCATCTGGACTCCCACCGAGTGCGACACCCTCCACTGTGCCTTTTGGACCAGCACCAACAGGAATGTATCCCTCTGTGCCTCCCACCGGACCACCTCCAGGACCCCCGGCACCCTTTCCTCCTTCTGGACCATCATGCCCCCCACCTGGTGGTCCTTATCCAGCCCCagctgtgccaggccctggccccACAGGGCCATATCCTACACCAAATATGCCCTTTCCAGAGCTTCCGAGACCATATGGTGCACCCACAGATCCAGCTGCAGCTGGTCCTTTAGGTCCATGGGGATCCATGTCTTCTGGACCTTGGGGACCAGGAATGGGAGGGCAGTATCCTGCCCCCAATATGCCATATCCATCTCCGGGGCCAtatcctgctcctcctcctccccaagcaCCAGGGGCAGCACCACCTGTTCCATGGGGCACTGTTCCACCAGGAGCCTGGGGACCACCAGCACCATATCCTGCCCCTGCAGGATCATATCCCACACCAGGACTCTATCCCACTCCCAATAATCCTTTTCAAGTGCCTTCAGGACCTTCTGGTGCTCCACCGATGCCTGGTGGCCCCCAT TCTTACCATTAA